One stretch of Desulfobacterales bacterium DNA includes these proteins:
- a CDS encoding penicillin-binding protein activator, which yields MVLIIILSAGCAPKQTIIQAPVQPEPGDQLFQDAEKMFNRADYEAAHDAYKTFIDRYPDSLSAAAAIMKLGEIYAIQGKSDESRRMYECLISNYPDSLFSNDARVNILESLYEEGRYQDVIRQAAIALEDSVSEKHIIRIYSLLGDTYQAKELYVDAANFYLSAYHRTAKQGKTLILVKLKNVFWRLKTLDIISLLSRMKDDALLESYLMYHLGHNYAEEGKNDKAVRVLSDFLKQFPKHEYAEQAAGMITELNLRSVYRRDTIGCLLPLSGPYEIYGQRALKGVELALSVLLNAHGDFPLNLIIRDTASDSEKAIETVKQFADEHVAAIIGPVIAAEAAAGEAQRQGIPIVTLTQKRGITQTGDYVFRHFITPEMQVDALVNYCISDLGIKRFTMLYPEEPYGIAFMNLFWDRVISAGGEVTGVESYQSSQTDFADSIKKLAGLFYKLPEALKPDPEDFTEEALPEPLNKSAGPDEDEETVQPGALSGSEETKPVIDFDAIFIPDSPKKAGLIIPQLAFYDITDVYLLGTNLWHSGQLIQMAGQYAQKAILPDGFFADSSSAETRKFVSLFREVYGEEPGFMEAIAYDTTMMLFDMVRNPEIQSRKQLRDQLADMKAVDGVTGSTSFDQSGEAVKQLYLLRIKGNKFIELNRR from the coding sequence ATGGTTCTGATAATTATCCTATCAGCGGGATGTGCTCCTAAGCAAACGATCATTCAGGCCCCTGTTCAGCCTGAACCCGGTGATCAATTATTTCAGGACGCTGAGAAGATGTTCAACCGGGCTGACTACGAGGCCGCACATGATGCGTATAAAACGTTCATCGATCGTTATCCGGACAGTCTTTCTGCGGCGGCGGCGATCATGAAGCTTGGCGAAATTTATGCGATTCAGGGAAAGTCAGATGAATCCAGACGCATGTATGAGTGCCTGATATCAAACTATCCGGACAGTTTGTTCAGCAACGATGCCCGGGTGAATATACTCGAGTCCCTTTATGAGGAAGGCAGATATCAGGACGTGATACGGCAGGCAGCCATTGCATTGGAAGATTCCGTTTCCGAAAAACATATCATCAGAATATATTCACTCCTGGGGGATACATATCAGGCCAAAGAGTTGTATGTGGATGCGGCAAATTTTTATCTTTCCGCATATCATAGAACCGCCAAGCAGGGAAAAACGCTTATTCTGGTTAAATTAAAGAACGTTTTCTGGCGGCTCAAAACGCTGGATATTATTTCCCTGTTGAGCCGGATGAAAGATGACGCCCTTCTCGAATCTTATTTGATGTACCATCTGGGGCATAATTACGCCGAAGAAGGAAAAAATGACAAGGCGGTTCGGGTATTATCAGATTTTTTAAAACAGTTTCCGAAGCATGAATACGCTGAACAGGCGGCCGGCATGATAACGGAGTTGAACCTGCGCTCGGTATACCGCCGGGATACGATCGGGTGTCTGCTCCCTTTGAGCGGGCCTTATGAAATATATGGGCAGCGGGCCTTGAAAGGGGTTGAGCTGGCCTTGTCCGTGTTGTTGAATGCGCATGGGGATTTTCCCCTCAACCTGATTATAAGAGATACCGCTTCAGACTCCGAAAAGGCCATCGAGACCGTTAAACAATTTGCTGATGAGCATGTGGCCGCCATTATCGGTCCGGTTATTGCTGCGGAAGCCGCCGCCGGAGAAGCTCAGCGGCAGGGTATACCGATTGTCACGCTAACCCAGAAAAGGGGGATTACACAAACAGGGGATTATGTATTCAGACATTTTATTACTCCTGAAATGCAGGTTGATGCGTTGGTAAATTACTGTATCTCAGATCTCGGGATTAAACGGTTTACGATGCTGTATCCCGAAGAACCATATGGCATCGCCTTTATGAATCTGTTCTGGGACAGGGTGATATCCGCAGGCGGAGAAGTAACAGGGGTTGAGTCATACCAGTCATCTCAAACGGATTTTGCAGATTCCATCAAAAAACTTGCCGGCCTTTTTTATAAATTGCCGGAAGCGTTAAAGCCCGATCCGGAAGATTTTACGGAAGAGGCCTTGCCCGAGCCTTTGAATAAATCGGCTGGACCGGATGAAGATGAGGAAACTGTTCAACCGGGCGCGTTATCCGGCTCTGAAGAGACAAAACCTGTTATTGATTTTGATGCGATTTTTATACCCGATTCTCCCAAGAAAGCCGGCCTGATTATCCCGCAGCTTGCGTTTTATGATATCACCGATGTGTATCTGCTTGGAACCAATCTGTGGCATTCCGGTCAGTTGATTCAGATGGCTGGCCAGTATGCTCAGAAAGCCATACTTCCGGACGGTTTTTTTGCGGATAGTTCGTCAGCCGAAACCAGAAAATTCGTATCCCTGTTTCGGGAGGTTTACGGGGAGGAACCGGGATTTATGGAGGCCATCGCATACGATACCACCATGATGC